In Comamonadaceae bacterium OS-1, a single window of DNA contains:
- the meh gene encoding mesaconyl-C(4)-CoA hydratase — protein sequence METHNLADWIGRSETVTDTATPTPFAALSATLDWPADRPAPGTPLPSLWHWLYFLPLHRQSDIGADGHAKRGGFMPPVPLPRRMWAGSDFVFHQPLLVGDTLERTSTIADVQEKTGRTGSLVFVKVRHELRRNGSSEVALTEHHNIVYRAAASPDDVAPPPALAPTQAAWSRAIVPDDVLLFRYSALTFNGHRIHYDRQYVTTVEGYPGLIVHGPLIATLLMDLLRRQMPEARVLQFAFKAVRPTFDIHPFSVHGEPSADGKTIHLWGRDHQGYLTMDATAILE from the coding sequence ATGGAGACACACAACTTAGCCGACTGGATAGGCCGCAGCGAGACGGTGACCGACACCGCCACCCCTACACCTTTTGCGGCCCTGTCGGCCACATTGGACTGGCCCGCCGACCGGCCCGCGCCCGGTACCCCCCTGCCCAGCCTGTGGCACTGGCTGTACTTTCTGCCACTGCACCGCCAATCGGACATCGGTGCCGACGGCCACGCCAAGCGCGGCGGCTTCATGCCCCCGGTGCCGCTGCCCCGGCGCATGTGGGCGGGCAGCGACTTTGTGTTCCACCAGCCGCTGTTGGTGGGCGACACGCTGGAGCGCACCTCCACCATTGCCGATGTGCAAGAGAAAACCGGGCGCACCGGCAGCCTGGTCTTCGTCAAGGTGCGCCATGAGCTACGCCGCAACGGCAGCTCGGAGGTGGCCCTGACCGAGCACCACAACATCGTCTACCGCGCCGCCGCCTCGCCCGACGACGTGGCCCCGCCGCCCGCACTGGCTCCCACCCAAGCCGCCTGGAGCCGCGCCATCGTGCCGGACGACGTGCTGCTGTTCCGCTACTCGGCCCTGACCTTCAACGGCCACCGCATCCACTACGACCGCCAGTACGTCACCACGGTGGAGGGCTACCCCGGCCTGATCGTGCACGGCCCGCTGATCGCCACCCTGCTGATGGACCTGCTGCGCCGCCAGATGCCCGAAGCGCGGGTGCTGCAGTTTGCCTTCAAAGCCGTGCGGCCCACCTTCGACATCCACCCGTTCTCGGTCCACGGCGAGCCGTCGGCCGACGGCAAAACCATCCATCTGTGGGGGCGTGACCACCAGGGTTACCTGACCATGGATGCCACCGCCATCCTGGAGTAA
- the cynR_2 gene encoding HTH-type transcriptional regulator CynR — MARINFDLQQLQAFVAVAERGSFRAAADQIHLSPPALSRRIDKLETILGHRLFNRTTREVELTSLGRVFLERARSALDDLESALLGITDLAPSRGGRVTVACVPSAALYFLPVALRSFLEQYPAIRIRVVDESVNQMLSSVISGEADFGIGFMSTQVPEVAFEPIHDDPFVLAMPRRHALAERKTIRWAELGAERLISVARSSGNRQLQDDALAKAGVNPSFAFEVSHVATLLGMVEAGLGLAAVPRMALPRQHATLVGVALRDPPIVRKLGLLTRHGASLRPAAEAFHQHLREALKSPKPLDLL, encoded by the coding sequence ATGGCACGCATCAATTTCGACTTACAGCAACTGCAGGCCTTTGTGGCCGTGGCCGAGCGCGGCAGCTTTCGCGCGGCGGCCGACCAGATCCACCTGTCGCCCCCGGCGCTGAGCCGCCGCATCGACAAGCTGGAGACCATCCTGGGCCACCGCCTGTTCAACCGCACCACCCGCGAGGTGGAGCTGACCAGCCTGGGCCGGGTGTTCCTGGAGCGCGCCCGCTCGGCGCTGGACGACCTGGAGTCGGCCCTGCTGGGCATCACCGACCTGGCCCCCAGCCGGGGCGGGCGGGTCACGGTGGCCTGTGTGCCGTCGGCAGCGCTGTACTTTTTGCCGGTGGCGCTGCGCAGCTTTCTGGAGCAGTACCCGGCCATCCGCATCCGCGTGGTGGACGAAAGCGTGAACCAGATGCTGTCGAGCGTGATCTCGGGCGAGGCCGACTTTGGCATCGGCTTCATGAGCACCCAGGTGCCCGAGGTGGCGTTCGAACCCATCCACGACGACCCGTTTGTGCTGGCCATGCCGCGCCGCCACGCGCTGGCCGAGCGCAAGACCATCCGCTGGGCCGAGCTGGGTGCAGAGCGCTTGATTTCGGTGGCCCGCAGCAGCGGCAACCGCCAGTTGCAGGACGACGCACTGGCCAAGGCCGGGGTGAACCCCAGCTTTGCGTTTGAAGTGAGCCACGTCGCCACTCTGCTGGGCATGGTCGAAGCCGGCCTGGGCCTGGCCGCCGTGCCCCGCATGGCCTTGCCGCGCCAGCACGCCACCCTGGTCGGCGTGGCCCTGCGCGACCCACCCATCGTGCGCAAGCTGGGCCTGCTGACCCGGCACGG